The Streptomyces sp. TLI_105 DNA segment GCGATATCGACGTACCGGGAGGCGGATGCCGACCCCGGCCGCATGGCGCAGATGGTCGTCGACATGACATTGCCCGAGATTCGTGAGGAAGAAGGAACGTCTTGCTGAGTCGTGATGAAATGCGCCGGCTGCTGTTGGCACGCGGTCCTGAGCAGGAGCAGCTGTTCGCGGAGAGCCGGAAGGCACGGAACGAGCACTTCGGTGCGGCCGTCGTGCTGCGCGGTGTCATCGAGCTGACCAACGTCTGCCGGGTGAACTGCGACTACTGCCCGATGCGTCGTGACAACGTACGCGAGAACGACACCTACTTCCTGGCCGCGGACAAGATCGTCGAGCTGGCCGGACTGATCCGGGACAACGGGATCGACGTCATCCTGCTCCAGGGCGGCGAGACGCCGGCGCTGATGCCTCTCCTGGAGGAGGTGATACCGCGGATCCGGCAGCTGTACGACGACCGGGTCGAGATCCTGCTGAACGTCGGCAACCTCAAGCGGGCCCAGTACGAGCGACTGCGTGCCGTGGGCGCGACGAGCTACATCCTCAAGCACGAGACGAGCGATCCCGAACTCCACCTCAGCCTTCGGCACGAAACCCTGGAGTCCCGCCTGCGGTGTATGCGGGATCTCCAGGAGGTGGGCTTCAAGGTCGGCACGGGGCTGATCTCCAGCCTGCCGGGGCAGTCGTTGGACAGCATCATCGACGACATCGAGCTGGCGGGTGAGCTCGGTGTGGACATGTGCAGCGTGAGTCCCTTCATCCCGGCTCCGAACACGCCGATGAGCATCTCGCCGATCGGGGACAACGAGTTGGCGCTCAACGTCATCGCCGTTCTCCGGCTGCGCTACCCGCGGTTGCTGATCCCGTCGGTCAGTGCGCTGGAGCGGGTGGGCAGCGGGGGGCAGTCACGCGGCCTGGACGCCGGTGCCAACGTGATGACCGTCAACTTCTCCAGCGCCGGCGACCAGAAGCGCTATCTGATCTACGGGAAGGACCGTTTCGTCGTCACCCTCGACCACGTGCGGGGGCTCGTCCGGTCCTCCGGGCTCGAACTGGGCGGATCGAGGTTCATCGAGCAGCGCCTGACGAGTGGGGTGGCGGCCTGATGAGCGTCTCCGTGTCCGACACCGCCGTGTCGGAAGCGAGCAGCAGCCGGTTCCTGCGGTTCTGGACCGCACAGACCGTGTCGCAAGTGGGCCAGCGCTTCGGGATGGTGGCCTTGCCCGTGGTCGCGATCGAGACCCTCCACGCCGGGGCGGCGGAGGTCGGCTACCTGACCGCCGCGCTCACCGTGTGCTATCTGCTGATCGGCCTGCCGGCCGGTGCGTGGGTCGATCGATGGTCGAAGCGGACCACCATGATCAGGGCGGCCGTGGTGCGAGCCGTCGTGCTGGCCGGCGTCCCCGTGCTGTGGGCTTTCGACCAGCTCTCGCTCGTGTGGCTGTACGCGGTCGCGGTGGTCGTCGGTCTCGCCTCCGTCTTCTTCGACGTCGCGTACCAGTCGTACGTGCCGTTCATCGTCCCCGACCAGGACATCGAAAGGGCGAACGCGAGGCTGGAGTCGTCGGCCCAGATCTCCGCGGCCGGCGGGCCGGCCGCGGCGGGACTCCTCCTCAAGGCGGTGAGCGCGCCCGTGGTGATCGCCATCGACGCGGTGGCCTACGTGGTGTGTGCCGGATTCCTGGCGACGGTCAAGGACTCCGAACCGTCCCGCCGTGAGAAGGCGGGAGAGGACTCCCGGCTGGCGCGGGACATCCTGGACGGCGTCCGGTTCGTCGTGGTCAACCCGGTACTGCGGCGGCTGATCCTCTCGGTGGGGGTGTCGAACTTCTTCGCCACCATCACCATGACGCTGACGCCCCTGCTCATCCTGAGGACGCTGGGGCTGGGCTCCACGGTCATGGGGGTCGTCCTCGGCGTCGGCACGCTCGGTGGCCTGCTGGCCTCTCTCACCCTCCCGAAGGTCCGTGCACGATTCGACGCGGGCACGGTCATGGCGGTCGGCCTCCTGCTTGCGGGCGTCTCCATGGTGGCCTTCCCCGTGGCCGGATCCCTGGACGAGTCCGCCTTCGTGATCCCGGTCGTCCTGCTTGTCCTCGGCCAGTTCGGAATGACCTGGGGCGCGGTGACCTTCAACATCGCGCAGGTGAGTGTGCGGCAGCGGGTCTGTCCCAAGAACATGCTGGCCCGGATGACCGCCTCGATCCGTTTCGTGGTGTGGGGAAGCATGCCCGTGGCGGCGATCCTGGCCGGCTGGCTCGGCTCGCACATCGGCGTCGTGCCCTGCCTGTGGATCGGTGTGGCGGGTGCCTTCGTGACGGCTCTTCCCATCATCGGGATGGACCGGCTGATCCAGTCCGCGACACCGGCCCCCGATTCCGGTGTCTGAGGCCCGGCGCGGACTGGCCGAAGCCGTCCTCTCGTCCGGAGGACGGATCGGCGAGGCGCTCCCGGAGGCCACCGCGAGCCGCATCACGCGGTGCGCCGAGCAGTACGGGAAGGCAGGTGTCACGGACGGCGACCTGCTCGTGTTCTCCGGCCTCGCGTCGGAGACGCTCCTGGCAGCCGTGGTCGCGTGCTGGAAGATCGGCGCCGCCGCGTGGGTGACGCCCCGCGAGCCGGGGACGTTCGAGGGGCACGGCGCGTCCTTCACCGTCACTCCCGGGTCCGCCGAGGAGATCACGGTGGCACGGCGCGCCACCGCGGCCGTGCCGGTCCCGGCCGGTCTCGGTCTGTTGCACGAGACATCCGGATCCACCGGCGAGCCCAAACTCGCGAGGCGCAGTGTCGAGAGCATCCGCGCGGAGCACGTGGGCTACCGCGGAGGCATGGGACTGGGTGTCGAGGACACGGTGAGGATCCCCGTACCGGTGGCGCATTCCTTCGGTTCGGGAGTGGCGCTCGCCGCGCTCCTGTCCGGGTGCCGGGTCGACGCCCGCCCGTTCGCGACGCCCTCGGGTGTGGCCCACGACCTGGACCGGGGCAAGAGCACCAAGCTGGCCGTCACCCCGGCCCTGTTGCGGCTGCTGACGAAGACCCGGCGCAAGGGTGACTCCCGGCCGCAGGCGATCCTCGTCGGTGCCGGCACGGTCTCGGACGAGCTGGACGCCGCCTGCGTGGCCCGCTTCGGAGTTCCGATCACGCGGGGGTACGGGTCGAGCGAGACCGGAGGGATGTTCATCGGTTCCCGCGGGCTCGGGCAGCCGATCCCCGCTGTCGGGATCGTCGGTCCGGATCCGGGATCCCGAGGCGAACTGCTCGTGCGCACGGCGACTCCTGTCTGGGGTTACGCACACGAGCCCGTACGCGACTCCCTTCTGTGGCGGACCGGGGACATCGTCGAGCGTGACGCCTCGGGCCAGGTGTGGTTCGTCGAGCGCGAGCCCGGAGTCGTACGCGCCAACGGCAAGTTCGTGGACGTCTCCTCCATCCGGGCCGCCGTCGGTGAGGTGGAGGGTGTGGAGGAGGTCGAGTTCCTGGTCCTCCCCCGAGCCGGCGACGCGGAGTTCGAGGACGTCTACGCGGTGGTGTCCGGACGGCCGCCCTCGCGAGAGACCGTGGAGAACGCGCTGTACGCGAGCGTTCCGCCCGGTTTCGCACCACGGTTGAGGGTCTTCGCGGAATTCCCGCGAACCGATATCGGAAAGCTGGACCGTACTGCGCTCACGGAATGGATCAGGGCGAAATGAGTGAACAGATGGTGTCGGATTCCCGCGACGGGTTGACGGCGGTGATAGACGCGATCGTCTCCGCCGCCGGGAACGCCGGGGTCGACGATGTCGTACTGGCCCGGCTGCGGTGCCTGCACGCGGCGGACCAGGACACGCTGCTGAAATCGCCCGCGGAGCTCGGTCTCGACTCCCTGACCTGGCTGGAGGTGCTCACGGTGCTCGAAGAGCGCTTCGACCTCCTCCTTCCTGACGCGGTGGCCGTGACTCCCGAATCGCGCACGGTCCTCGGTCTGGCACGGGCGCTCGCGGACTGTCGGCGCGCAGGGCGCTGAGTCGGACAGAGAGAAAGGTCGAATATTCATGAACATCGTCGCCAGTGGCGCACGGTACCGGGTCATCGATGACTTCCTGCCGGCGAACGAACTTGCTGAGATCCGTTCGCTGATGAAGCGCAGACGCTTCGAAGAAGTCGCCAGTGTCATCTATCCGGAGACGGACGGGCACGCCTTCCGCTCCCGTGGAGCCGTGCTCCGACAGGACACCGGGGCGCCGACGGCCGCGTCGCGGGAGCAGGACGCGCAGCCCGCGGCTTTCCGGACGATCCTCGGGGAACTCGGCGCGCATCCGGACATGTTCGGCGTGCCCGGGGAGGACTGGTCGTCGGTCGGCTTCAGCTTCTGGCAGTACCCCGCGGGAAGCCGACTGGGCTGGCACAACGACGTGGCGACCGGCCGGCTGGGGGAGTTCGTCTTCTTCCTTCACGAGGAGTGGAGGGCGTCCTGGGCCGGCGAACTGGTCATCCTGGACGCCGATCCCGAGGCCGTCGACGTCGATACGACCGGCATGTCCGCGATGGAGGCCGTCGAAGCCAAGGCGAGCATGGCCTCGCACGCTCTGACGGCCATCGTGCCGAAGCCGAACCGACTGGTCCTCGTCCAGGAAGGCACCATCCACTGCATCAACCGGGTGGACCCGACGGCGGGGACGACCTTGCGGCAGACGATGACCGGTTTCGTCGCCGGCGCCGCTCCCGAGCCCGGACAGCGGTCTGTGGACCGGCTGACGTCCTTGCTCGGTTCCGCCTAGGCCCTGATCCGCCGGACAGGCCCCGGGCCTCCTGAGCACTCGACTATCGGCGGGCTGGCTTCTCCCGCCGGATTGGAAACAGGAACATGGAAGAACTGTGGATCACCGAAGGCCCCCGGGAGTTCGACCGGTGGCTCGCACAGGGGAAGGTCGACCCCACGCAGGTCGAACGCATCAGAGAGGGACTGGAGATCACCGCCGAGGGGCGGGTCGGCGAGGTGGGCGGTGCGCAGACGCCGGAGATCTACTTCCCCGGTCTCACGGCCCGACCGTGGTGGAGCCGCGACGACTTCCCCTGGCTCGACGAGCTGGAGGCCGCCGCTCCCGCGATCCTCGGGGAGCTGCAGGCCCTGGGCGTCAACCTCGACGGGGCCGTATCGCATCCCACGGGGCTGGCCGAGGACGGCAAGTGGCGTGCGCTGTACCTGTCGTGCATCGGCCGGCCGTACGCCAAGAACGTCTCCGCGTTCCCGCAGACGCTGAAGACGCTCTCGGCCATTCACGGCGCCACCGACAGCGGCATGACGTACT contains these protein-coding regions:
- a CDS encoding radical SAM protein, with the protein product MLSRDEMRRLLLARGPEQEQLFAESRKARNEHFGAAVVLRGVIELTNVCRVNCDYCPMRRDNVRENDTYFLAADKIVELAGLIRDNGIDVILLQGGETPALMPLLEEVIPRIRQLYDDRVEILLNVGNLKRAQYERLRAVGATSYILKHETSDPELHLSLRHETLESRLRCMRDLQEVGFKVGTGLISSLPGQSLDSIIDDIELAGELGVDMCSVSPFIPAPNTPMSISPIGDNELALNVIAVLRLRYPRLLIPSVSALERVGSGGQSRGLDAGANVMTVNFSSAGDQKRYLIYGKDRFVVTLDHVRGLVRSSGLELGGSRFIEQRLTSGVAA
- a CDS encoding MFS transporter, which produces MSVSVSDTAVSEASSSRFLRFWTAQTVSQVGQRFGMVALPVVAIETLHAGAAEVGYLTAALTVCYLLIGLPAGAWVDRWSKRTTMIRAAVVRAVVLAGVPVLWAFDQLSLVWLYAVAVVVGLASVFFDVAYQSYVPFIVPDQDIERANARLESSAQISAAGGPAAAGLLLKAVSAPVVIAIDAVAYVVCAGFLATVKDSEPSRREKAGEDSRLARDILDGVRFVVVNPVLRRLILSVGVSNFFATITMTLTPLLILRTLGLGSTVMGVVLGVGTLGGLLASLTLPKVRARFDAGTVMAVGLLLAGVSMVAFPVAGSLDESAFVIPVVLLVLGQFGMTWGAVTFNIAQVSVRQRVCPKNMLARMTASIRFVVWGSMPVAAILAGWLGSHIGVVPCLWIGVAGAFVTALPIIGMDRLIQSATPAPDSGV
- a CDS encoding AMP-binding protein; the encoded protein is MSEARRGLAEAVLSSGGRIGEALPEATASRITRCAEQYGKAGVTDGDLLVFSGLASETLLAAVVACWKIGAAAWVTPREPGTFEGHGASFTVTPGSAEEITVARRATAAVPVPAGLGLLHETSGSTGEPKLARRSVESIRAEHVGYRGGMGLGVEDTVRIPVPVAHSFGSGVALAALLSGCRVDARPFATPSGVAHDLDRGKSTKLAVTPALLRLLTKTRRKGDSRPQAILVGAGTVSDELDAACVARFGVPITRGYGSSETGGMFIGSRGLGQPIPAVGIVGPDPGSRGELLVRTATPVWGYAHEPVRDSLLWRTGDIVERDASGQVWFVEREPGVVRANGKFVDVSSIRAAVGEVEGVEEVEFLVLPRAGDAEFEDVYAVVSGRPPSRETVENALYASVPPGFAPRLRVFAEFPRTDIGKLDRTALTEWIRAK
- a CDS encoding phosphopantetheine-binding protein, with the protein product MDQGEMSEQMVSDSRDGLTAVIDAIVSAAGNAGVDDVVLARLRCLHAADQDTLLKSPAELGLDSLTWLEVLTVLEERFDLLLPDAVAVTPESRTVLGLARALADCRRAGR
- a CDS encoding 2OG-Fe(II) oxygenase, translated to MNIVASGARYRVIDDFLPANELAEIRSLMKRRRFEEVASVIYPETDGHAFRSRGAVLRQDTGAPTAASREQDAQPAAFRTILGELGAHPDMFGVPGEDWSSVGFSFWQYPAGSRLGWHNDVATGRLGEFVFFLHEEWRASWAGELVILDADPEAVDVDTTGMSAMEAVEAKASMASHALTAIVPKPNRLVLVQEGTIHCINRVDPTAGTTLRQTMTGFVAGAAPEPGQRSVDRLTSLLGSA
- a CDS encoding aspartyl/asparaginyl beta-hydroxylase domain-containing protein, which produces MEELWITEGPREFDRWLAQGKVDPTQVERIREGLEITAEGRVGEVGGAQTPEIYFPGLTARPWWSRDDFPWLDELEAAAPAILGELQALGVNLDGAVSHPTGLAEDGKWRALYLSCIGRPYAKNVSAFPQTLKTLSAIHGATDSGMTYFSTIMGGTHIRPHSGFSNAHLRCHLSLVATEGSRIRVASETRAWQEGKAFVFDDSYDHEVWNEGEERRTVLLFDFWHPDLTPPEIEALTHMMGVWRRMYARHFWAHQMDASSPGPTSLAA